Proteins from a genomic interval of Gossypium hirsutum isolate 1008001.06 chromosome A09, Gossypium_hirsutum_v2.1, whole genome shotgun sequence:
- the LOC107889270 gene encoding proteasome adapter and scaffold protein ECM29: MLVVNISKLPQQHQEILMRIATKVIGECHASRVDNEIAAKYKLMNSHDRDLFLEFCLHTVLYQPPAQGGGSSPGLSIAQANRIAGKVPLKGDMLLTRKLGILNLVEAMELSPELVYPLYLAASADSQEPVVKRGEELIKRKASGANLDDLRLISRLFLLFTGTTGAENTATDSRVNPGNATLKVKLMAVFCRSITAANSFPSTLQCIFDCIYGSTTTSRLKQLGMEFTVWVFKHSKLDQLKLMGPLILNGIVKLLDGYSNSESDSVARSTRTFSFQAIGLLAQRLPQLFRDKIEMATRLFHALKVESQSLRFIIQEATNSLAAAYMGASAAVLTELESLLLNNCQVEEGEVRFCALRWATSVFDSQHCPSRFICMLGAADSRLDIREIALEGLFLGKDAGQIISQNLDHRYPKLGEMLDYILKQQPKLLDSYELREQKLLFPSKMYVAMIKFLLKCFESELVQNSSLGRSSEFLSSVERMCLLLEHAMAFEGSVELHSTTSKALVTIGSYLPEMVSSHFASRISWLKHLLSHVDMDTRESVARLLGIASSSLPVTASSDLIRELVSLFSGTNKRFEVQHGALCATGFVTADCVSRTPSIQEELLQNTLKCLVDVVNSESATLASISMQALGHIGLSGSLPSLVCDSSSVSILELLNEKLSKLLSGDDNKAVQKIVISIGHMCVKETSASNMKIALDLIFSLCRSKVEDILFAAGEALSFIWGGVPVTADVILKTNYTSLSMTSNFLMGDMKLSLSKYSSDEKNVVSEDCHIVVRDTISKKLFDALLYSSRKEERCAGTVWLLSLTMYCGDHPTIQQMLPEIQEAFSFLLGEQNELTQELASQGMSIVYDLGDTSMKKNLVDALVTTLTGSGKRKRAIKLVEDSEVFQEGTIGESLSGGKLSTYKELCNLANEMGQPDLIYKFMDLANYQASLNSKRGAAFGFSKIAKQAGDALQPHLRLLIPRLVRYQYDPDKNVQDAMAHIWKSLVADPKRTIDENLDYIFDDLLVQCGSRLWRSREAACLALADIIQGRKFDQVGKHLKKIWLVAFRAMDDIKETVRNAGDKLCRAITSLTIRLCDVSLTEASDASQSMDIVLPFLLAEGILSKVDSIRKASIGVVMKLAKGAGIALRPHLSDLVCCMLESLSSLEDQGLNYVELHAANVGIQTEKLENLRLSIAKGSPMWETLDLCINVVDSKSLELLVPRLAILVRSGVGLNTRVGVATFINLLVQKVVVGIRPYSNMLLRSLFPVVKEEKSTAAKRAFAGALASVLKHSTPSQAQKLIEDTAALHTGDRNAQISCVYLLKSYSSIASDVLSGYNTVILPVIFTSRFEDDKHVSGLFEELWEESTSGDRVTLQLYMGEIVSLICDSIASSSWASKRKSAKAICKLSEVLGDSLSSYHVLLTSLMKEIPGRLWEGKETLLDAISALSVYNHKAISMEDPALPGTILSLVSSACTKKVKRYREAAFNCLEQNLMMLKMFLFQLTN; encoded by the exons ATGCTTGTGGTAAATATTTCAAAACTTCCTCAACAACACCAAGAGATTCTCATGAGAATTGCTACTAAG GTAATTGGTGAATGTCATGCAAGCCGTGTTGACAATGAGATCGCTGCGAAGTATAAATTAATGAATTCTCATGACAGGgatttatttcttgaattttgccTTCACACAGTTTTGTACCAACCACCAGCTCAAGG AGGAGGGAGCTCACCAGGGCTCTCCATTGCTCAAGCTAACCGAATTGCAGGGAAGGTTCCATTGAAAGGTGATATGCTTTTAACAAGAAAG TTGGggatcttgaatcttgttgaagCTATGGAGCTGTCTCCTGAACTTGTTTATCCTCTATATTTGGCTGCTAGTGCAGATAG tcaagaGCCTGTTGTCAAGAGAGGAGAGGAGCTCATAAAAAGAAAGGCTTCTGGTGCTAATTTAGATGATCTGAGGTTGATTAGCAGATTGTTTCTACTTTTTACTG GCACTACAGGTGCAGAAAATACTGCCACGGATTCAAGAGTCAATCCTGGAAATGCTACCTTGAAAGTGAAACTGATGGCCGTATTTTGTCGGTCCATCACAGCAGCAAATAGTTTCCCATCAACCTTGCAGTGCATTTTTGACTGCATATATG GAAGTACTACTACTTCAAGGCTGAAGCAATTGGGAATGGAATTTACTGTCTGGGTCTTCAAACAT TCAAAACTTGATCAACTGAAACTTATGGGCCCTCTCATTCTGAATGGGATTGTGAAGTTGCTTGATGGTTACTCTAATTCAGAATCAG ATTCAGTTGCAAGAAGCACCAGAACCTTCTCTTTTCAAGCAATAGGCTTGCTTGCTCAGCGTCTGCCACAACTTTTCAG GGACAAAATTGAAATGGCTACTCGTCTATTTCATGCATTGAAAGTAGAGTCCCAATCTCTTCGTTTTATCATCCAAGAAGCAACAAATTCGCTTGCTGCTGCCTACATG GGAGCTTCAGCTGCTGTCCTAACAGAATTGGAGTCACTGTTGCTGAATAATTGTCAAGTG GAAGAAGGTGAAGTTCGATTTTGTGCTTTAAGGTGGGCAACATCTGTGTTTGATTCACAGCATTGTCCCAGTCGATTTATCTGTATGCTTGGAGCAGCTGACTCTAGGTTGGATATAAG GGAAATTGCACTTGAAGGGTTATTTCTTGGTAAGGATGCAGGGCAAATAATCAGTCAAAATTTGGATCATAGATATCCCAAGCTTGGAGAGATGCTTGACTATATTCTTAAGCAGCAGCCAAAGTTGTTAGATTCATATGAACTGAGGGAACAAAAGCTTCTTTTTCCGTCAAAAATGTATGTGGCAATgattaaatttttgttgaagtgctTTGAGTCTGAGTTGGTGCAAAACAGCTCCTTAGGAAGATCATCTGAATTTCTGTCTTCAGTGGAAAGAATGTGCTTGCTACTAGAGCATGCTATGGCATTTGAAGGCTCTGTCGAGTTGCATTCTACTACTTCCAAGGCATTGGTCACAATCGGATCTTATCTTCCAGAG ATGGTATCATCACACTTTGCTTCAAGAATATCATGGTTAAAGCACTTATTAAGTCATGTGGACATGGATACCCGTGAATCTGTGGCACGTTTGCTTGGAATTGCTTCCTCTTCTCTTCCGGTTACTGCATCATCTGACCTTATACGTGAATTGGTCTCCTTGTTCAGTGGAACAAACAAAAG GTTTGAAGTGCAACATGGAGCACTATGTGCTACAGGATTTGTCACTGCTGATTGTGTTTCTAGAACACCTTCT ATCCAAGAGGAACTATTGCAAAATACACTTAAATGCCTTGTTGACGTTGTTAATTCTGAGAGTGCAACATTGGCCTCAATTTCTATGCAAGCACTGGGTCACATTGGGCTCTCTGGATCATTACCTTCACTTGTCTGTGATTCTAGTTCAG TTAGCATTCTGGAGCTTTTGAATGAAAAGTTGAGCAAGCTACTCTCTGGGGACGACAATAAGGCAGTGCAGAAAATTGTTATCTCCATCGGGCATATGTGTGTGAAAGAAACTTCTGCTTCTAACATGAAAATTGCGCTTGATTTGATTTTTAGTCTTTGCCGATCAAAG GTTGAGGATATTTTATTTGCTGCTGGAGAAGCTCTATCATTTATCTGGGGTGGTGTTCCTGTAACTGCTGATGTGATTCTCAAGACCAACTATACTTCACTTTCCATGACTTCAAATTTTCTTATGGGTGATATGAAGTTATCTTTGTCCAAATATAGTTCTGATGAGAAAAATGTGGTCAGTGAAGATTGCCATATTGTGGTTAGAGATACTATCAGTAAAAAACTATTTGATGCTCTTTTGTATAGTAGTAGAAAAGAAGAGCGTTGTGCTGGAACTGTCTGGCTTCTATCACTGACAATGTATTGTGGTGATCATCCAACCATCCAACAAATGCTTCCAGAAATTCAG GAGGCATTTTCGTTCCTACTAGGTGAGCAGAATGAGCTTACGCAGGAGCTTGCATCCCAAGGTATGAGCATTGTTTATGACCTTGGTGACACATCAATGAAGAAAAACCTGGTTGACGCACTTGTCACCACTTTGACTGGTTCAGGAAAGAGGAAAAGAGCGATCAAG TTGGTAGAAGACTCGGAAGTATTTCAAGAAGGGACTATTGGTGAAAGTCTTAGTGGGGGGAAACTGAGCACTTACAAGGAGCTCTGCAATCTCGCAAATGAGATGGGACAACcagatttaatttataaatttatggatttggcTAATTATCAAGCCTCACTAAATTCCAAGAGAGGTGCTGCTTTTGGATTTTCTAAGATAGCCAAGCAAGCAGGTGATGCTCTTCAACCACACTTAAGATTATTGATTCCAAGGCTTGTTCGCTACCAATATGATCCTGATAAAAATGTGCAG GATGCTATGGCACATATATGGAAATCACTAGTGGCTGACCCCAAGAGGACCATTGATGAAAACCTGGACTATATCTTCGATGATCTTCTAGTACAATGTGGATCTAGGCTTTGGCGTTCTCGTGAGGCAGCTTGTCTTGCCCTTGCAGATATTATCCAAGGTCGAAAATTTGATCAG GTTGGGAAGCATTTGAAGAAAATCTGGCTTGTTGCGTTTCGTGCCATGGATGACATCAAGGAGACAGTGCGTAATGCTGGTGACAAACTATGTCGTGCTATAACATCACTAACAATAAGGCTTTGTGATGTATCTCTTACTGAAGCATCAGATGCAAGCCAATCAATGGATATTGTTCTTCCCTTTCTGCTTGCAGAAGGCATATTGAGTAAAGTTGACAGTATACGGAAGGCATCAATTGGAGTTGTTATGAAGCTTGCCAAG GGTGCAGGCATTGCACTTCGCCCACATTTATCTGATTTAGTTTGTTGCATGCTGGAAAGCTTATCAAGCCTAGAAGACCAAGGACTCAATTATGTTGAG TTGCATGCTGCAAATGTTGGAATTCAAACAGAGAAGCTAGAAAATCTACGACTTTCAATTGCAAAAGGATCTCCAATGTGGGAGACTCTTGACTTGTGCATAAATGTTGTAGATAGCAAATCATTGGAGCTGTTGGTTCCACGTCTTGCTATCTTGGTTCGATCTGGAGTTGGCCTCAATACTAG GGTTGGTGTTGCCACGTTTATCAACTTATTAGTTCAGAAAGTTGTTGTGGGTATCAGACCCTATAGCAACATGCTATTGAggtcattgtttcctgttgtaaAGGAGGAGAAAAGTACCGCAGCAAAACGTGCATTTGCAGGTGCTTTGGCAAGTGTTTTGAAGCATTCAACTCCTTCTCAAGCCCAGAAATTGATAGAAGACACTGCTGCTTTGCACACTGGTGACAGAAATGCTCAAATATCATGTGTGTATTTGTTGAAAAGCTATTCATCCATTGCTTCAGATGTTTTAAGTGGATATAATACAGTGATTCTCCCGGTGATTTTTACTTCAAG ATTTGAGGATGACAAACATGTTTCTGGCCTTTTTGAGGAGCTCTGGGAAGAAAGCACAAGTGGTGACCGAGTAACACTACAGTTGTATATGGGGGAAATCGTCTCCCTTATTTGTGACAGCATTGCATCATCTTCATGGGCAAGTAAACGAAAA TCAGCTAAGGCAATCTGCAAGCTTAGTGAGGTTCTGGGTGATTCCTTGTCCTCTTATCATGTTCTTCTAACATCTCTTATGAAGGAAATTCCTGGTCGTTTATGGGAG GGAAAGGAAACATTATTAGATGCAATCAGTGCTCTTTCTGTGTACAACCATAAAGCAATTTCCATGGAAGATCCTGCTCTTCCTGGTACCATTTTGAGTCTCGTGTCTTCAGCGTGCACAAAGAAAGTCAAGAGATACCGTGAAGCTGCTTTTAATTGTCTTGAACAG AATCTGATGATGCTGAAGATGTTTCTATTCCAGTTGACAAACTGA
- the LOC121206032 gene encoding proteasome adapter and scaffold protein ECM29-like, protein MAESSSVPAAAAKSDAETEELLDRMLTRLALCDDSKLQALLSKLLPLTISSLSSSSQLVRNKVLEILSHVNKRVKHQPEIGLPLTELWSMYTEAGATPMVKNFCIVYIEMAFERAPLKV, encoded by the exons atggcgGAATCATCATCGGTGCCAGCGGCAGCAGCAAAATCGGATGCGGAGACCGAAGAATTGCTGGATCGAATGTTGACTAGGTTAGCTCTTTGCGATGACTCCAAACTCCAAGCCTTGCTTTCCAAGCTTCTCCCTCTCACCATTTCCTCTCTTTCCTCTTCATCTCAACTTGTCCGCAACAAG GTTCTTGAGATATTGAGTCATGTCAACAAGAGAGTGAAACACCAGCCTGAGATTGGTCTACCATTGACAGAATTATGGTCAATGTATACAGAAGCTGGTGCTACTCCAATGGTTAAGAATTTTTGcattgtttatattgaaatggcATTTGAACGTGCTCCTTTGAAGGTG
- the LOC107889273 gene encoding 60S ribosomal protein L7-2 produces MQHAKEYEAQEKELIQLKREAKLKGGFYVNPESKLLFIIRVRGINAMRPRTRKILQLLRLRQIFNGAFLKVNKATMNMLHLVEPHVTYGYPNPKIVRELIYKRSYGKLNKQRVALTDDAIIEQVCIIFHLRFHAGDEHLISMPVAFTGERLWVNSASSVWKTLSMRS; encoded by the exons ATGCAGCATGCAAAAGAGTATGAGGCTCAG GAAAAAGAGCTGATTCAGTTGAAGCGGGAGGCAAAGTTGAAAGGAGGGTTCTATGTGAATCCTGAATCTAAGCTTTTGTTTATCATTCGAGTCCGTGG TATCAATGCCATGCGCCCAAGGACAAGAAAGATCTTGCAGCTCTTGCGTTTAAGACAG ATTTTCAATGGCGCTTTCCTTAAAGTGAATAAGGCAACAATGAACATGCTTCACCTTGTTGAACCTCATGTGACTTATGG ATACCCTAACCCCAAGATTGTTCGGGAACTGATTTACAAAAGAAGTTATGGGAAGTTGAATAAGCAGAGAGTTGCTTTGACCGACGATGCAATCATTGAACAGGTCTGTATCATTTTTCATTTACGGTTTCATGCTGGTGACGAGCATTTAATAAGCATGCCTGTCGCTTTTACTGGTGAGAGGCTTTGGGTAAATTCGGCATCATCTGTGTGGAAGACCTTATCCATGAGATCATGA
- the LOC107889272 gene encoding 60S ribosomal protein L7-4, whose amino-acid sequence MGEEAKAVVPESLLKKNKRNEEWELAKKQELEVAKKKKVENRKLIFSRAKQYAKEYEAQEKELIQLKREAKLKGGFYVDPEAKLLFIIRIRGINAMHPRTRKILQLLRLRQIFNGVFLKVNKATMNMLHLVEPYVTYGYPNLKSVRELIYKRGFGKLNKQRIALTDNAIVEQALGKFGIICVEDLIHEIMTVGPHFKEANNFLWPFKLKAPLGGLKKKRNHYVEGGDAGNRENYINELIRRMN is encoded by the exons ATGGGTGAGGAAGCTAAGGCTGTGGTTCCCGAGTCACTATTGAAGAAGAATAAGAGGAATGAAGAATGGGAACTTGCTAAAAAGCAGGAGCTTGAAGTTGCAAAGAAGAAGAAAGTTGAGAACCGCAAGCTGATTTTCTCTAGAGCCAAGCAGTATGCAAAGGAGTATGAGGCTCAG GAAAAGGAGTTGATTCAATTGAAGCGCGAGGCCAAGTTGAAAGGAGGGTTTTATGTTGATCCGGAAGCTAAGCTTTTGTTCATCATTCGAATTCGAGG TATTAATGCCATGCACCCAAGGACAAGAAAGATCTTGCAGCTCTTGCGTCTGAGACAG attttcaatggtgtttttcttaAAGTGAACAAGGCAACAATGAACATGCTTCACCTTGTTGAACCTTATGTGACTTATGG ATACCCTAATCTCAAGAGTGTGAGGGAGTTGATTTACAAAAGAGGTTTTGGGAAGTTGAACAAGCAGAGAATTGCTCTTACCGACAATGCCATTGTTGAGCAG GCTTTGGGCAAGTTTGGCATCATCTGTGTGGAAGATCTCATCCATGAGATCATGACTGTGGGGCCTCATTTTAAGGAGGCCAACAACTTTCTTTGGCCATTTAAGCTAAAGGCACCATTGGGAGGTCTGAAGAAGAAGAGAAACCACTATGTTGAAGGTGGAGATGCTGGCAACCGTGAAAATTACATCAATGAGCTAATTAGGAGAATGAACTAG